The Erigeron canadensis isolate Cc75 chromosome 4, C_canadensis_v1, whole genome shotgun sequence genome window below encodes:
- the LOC122596293 gene encoding uncharacterized protein LOC122596293: protein MSLSYYPSSSSYSTSLGSNRQFNSPTYVGQYHVQISTLSFDTTRRRLKSTNAGNLRSTVCSVRVSPWDDKPHRMLPGGEVSYYDERDVISFLDPPKELIPLDPSTYNPATYLWKKIDDIPEERRHRLLSLFDPRLITRAWEVAGTRFDDSNLAKKSSSSFFAGEAGKKLLEFWHCRTNGGPLAVAWINYFKTALFCCKDGQSFGRVIDASVFRGISRSFAPLYFTVREVSEVMSTEEPCDVAYEFGTGLLDLQEYPEGFPKPGKHPWPFNDEVVIYIRNVGPGVMVAQIWQEGEDLKQVPKKLCSEILMVKDYSHVDKTW from the exons ATGAGCCTATCCTACTAcccttcttcttcatcatattCAACTTCACTTGGGTCAAACCGCCAATTCAACTCCCCAACATATGTTGGTCAATATCATGTACAAATTTCAACCCTGTCATTTGATACAACAAGGCGGCGGCTAAAGTCAACTAACGCAGGCAATTTACGTTCGACCGTGTGTTCGGTGCGCGTATCCCCGTGGGATGATAAGCCACACCGAATGCTGCCCGGTGGGGAAGTATCATACTACGACGAGCGCGACGTCATCTCGTTTCTTGATCCACCAAAAGAGCTCATTCCTTTAGACCCTTCTACCTATAACCCAGCCACTTATCTTTG GAAGAAAATTGATGACATCCCAGAGGAAAGGAGACATCGTTTGTTGTCCTTGTTTGATCCCAG ACTTATTACAAGAGCTTGGGAGGTTGCAGGGACAAGATTTGATGATTCAAATCTGGCAAAGAAAAGTTCATCTAGTTTTTTTGCCGGTGAAGCTGGTAAAAAGTTGCTTGAGTTTTGGCACTGCAGAACAAATGGAG GGCCTTTGGCTGTAGCCTGGATTAATTACTTCAAGACG GCTTTATTCTGCTGCAAGGATGGTCAAAGTTTTGGAAGAGTCATAG aTGCATCAGTTTTCCGTGGAATATCACGTTCATTCGCTCCGTTGTACTTCACAGTGAGAGAGGTGAGTGAAGTGATGTCAACCGAGGAACCTTGTGATGTAGCATATGAGTTTGGAACTGGGCTCTTGGATCTGCAAGAGTATCCCGAAGGATTTCCAAAACCAG GGAAACACCCATGGCCATTTAATGACGAGGTTGTGATATACATACGGAATGTGGGACCTGGTGTTATGGTGGCACAAATATGGCAAGAAGGAGAAGACCTCAAACAAGTCCCTAAAAAGTTATGTAGTGAAATATTGATGGTCAAAGACTACTCCCATGTAGATAAAACTTGGTAA
- the LOC122596036 gene encoding ATP synthase subunit epsilon, mitochondrial, with amino-acid sequence MASTAAVPFWRSAGMTYISYSNICANLVRNCLKEPFKSEAISREKVHFSVSKWADGKPEKPTIRTDSLED; translated from the exons ATGGCTTCGACAGCTGCAGTGCCGTTTTGGAGATCTGCTGGGATGACTTACATATCATACTCAAACATATGTGCTAACCTTGTCCGAAACTGCTTAAAAGAGCCTTTCAAATCTGAAGCTATCAGCCGTGAGAAAGTCCATTTTTCTGTCTCTAAATGGGCCGATGGCAAACCTGAGAAGCCCA CTATTAGGACCGACTCTCTTGAAGATTGA
- the LOC122595175 gene encoding exocyst complex component EXO84B: MTSRISSSRSRGTPVSSTNSAGPRLEENLNIFKSDKFDADGFVHSKCTTLNEKEIRHLCSYLLDLKKASAEEMRRSVYANYTAFIRTSKEISDLEGELLSIRNLLSTQATIIHGLADGVHVESLSIAVPGGSFSNGLSADVDRDPSDLENWLIELPDILDVLLAERRVEEALDTLDEGDRIASEAKEKDSLSPAILASLQTAITECRQRLANQLADAASQPTTRGSELRAAISALKKLGDGPRAHSLLLQAHYQRLQSNMQNLRPSSTSYGGAYTAAISQLVFSLIAQTATDSNAIFGKEPSYSSELVMWATKQTEEFALLVKRHALASSAAAGGLRAAAECVQIALGHCSLLEARGLALCPVLLKLFRPSVEQALDANLKRIEESTAALAAADDWDLSSSPTVTRLSGRPSSTSLNTISNQHKLSSSAQRFNLMVQDFFEDVEPLLSMQLGGKMLEGLFHVFSSYVSMLIRALPGSMEEEASYEGSGNKIVKMAETEAQQMALLANASLLADDLLPRAAMKLTPTAQAIYKDDPRRRPSDQRNQNTEKKEWKRRLASIVDRLKDSFCRQHALDLIFTEDGDSHLNADMYINMDGIIEEIEWFPSPIFQELYAKLYRMSDIAAEMFVGRERFSTMLLMRLTETVILWLSEDQTFWDDIEEGPNPLGPLGLQQFYLDMKFVIFFASRGRYLSRNLNRVVNEIINKALAAFSATGVDPYSVLPEDEWFTEICKEAMDRLSGMPRLANGERDLSSPTASVSAQSISSMRSHGSS; the protein is encoded by the exons ATGACTTCTCGGATATCATCATCACGATCACGAGGCACGCCGGTAAGTAGCACCAATTCCGCCGGACCTAGGCTCGAAGAGAATCTCAATATCTTCAAATCCGATAAATTTGACGCCGATGGATTTGTTCACTCCAAGTGTACTACCTTGAATGAAAAG GAGATAAGACACTTATGTTCATATCTTTTGGATCTGAAGAAAGCTTCTGCAGAGGAAATGCGAAGGAGTGTATATGCTAATTATACTGCATTTATACG CACATCAAAAGAGATATCAGATTTAGAAGGCGAGCTGCTATCCATAAGAAATTTGTTATCTACTCAAGCTACCATAATCCATGGTTTAGCTGACGGTGTTCACGTGGAATCTTTGTCAATCGCTGTTCCGGGTGGTTCATTTTCAAATGGTTTATCTGCTGATGTGGACAGAGATCCTTCAGACCTAGAGAATTGGTTAATTGAGTTACCTGATATCCTTGATGTGTTGTTAGCTGAAAGGAGAGTAGAGGAAGCTTTGGATACCCTTGATGAAGGGGATCGTATAGCTTCAgaagcaaaagaaaaagattcACTGAGTCCCGCCATTTTAGCATCTCTGCAAACTGCCATAACAGAATGTCGGCAGAGATTAGCCAATCAGCTTGCTGATGCTGCTTCTCAACCCACCACACGTGGCAGTGAGCTACGAGCTGCTATTAGTGCTCTTAAAAAACTTGGAGATGGCCCACGGGCCCATAGCCTACTGCTTCAAGCACATTATCAGAGGCTTCAAAGTAACATGCAAAATCTCCGTCCTTCGAGTACATCATATGGGGGAGCATATACAGCAGCTATTTCTCAACTGGTGTTTTCTTTAATTGCTCAAACCGCGACTGATTCTAATGCTATTTTTGGAAAGGAGCCATCGTATAGCTCCGAGCTTGTGATGTGGGCTACAAAACAAACTGAAGAGTTTGCTCTTCTTGTTAAAAGACATGCATTGGCTTcatctgctgctgctggtgggTTAAGAGCTGCGGCTGAATGTGTTCAAATAGCTTTGGGACATTGCTCTTTGTTGGAAGCTCGTGGTTTAGCACTTTGTCCTGTGCTCTTGAAACTTTTTAGGCCTAGTGTTGAACAGGCACTGGATGCCAATTTAAAACGAATTGAAGAGAGCACAGCTGCATTAGCTGCAGCCGATGATTGGGATCTTTCTTCTTCCCCAACTGTCACACGTCTATCTGGAAGGCCTTCAAGCACATCCCTTAACACAATATCTAATCAGCATAAGCTTTCAAGTAGTGCTCAAAGATTCAACTTGATGGTCCAG GATTTCTTCGAGGATGTAGAGCCATTGTTAAGCATGCAGTTGGGGGGTAAAATGTTGGAGGGATTATTCCATGTCTTCAGTTCTTATGTTAGCATGCTCATAAGAGCACTACCGGGCTCCAtggaagaagaagcaagctatGAAGGATCTGGGAACAAAATAGTTAAGATGGCTGAGACAGAAGCCCAGCAAATGGCATTGCTTGCAAATGCATCCTTGTTAGCTGATGACTTATTACCTCGTGCAGCTATGAAACTTACACCTACAGCTCAAGCTATTTACAAGGATGACCCTCGAAGAAGACCTTCAGatcaaagaaatcaaaataCGGAAAAAAAGGAATGGAAGAGGCGTCTAGCAAGCATTGTGGATAGATTGAAAGATAGCTTCTGTAGACAACATGCTCTTGATCTCATTTTCACAGAGGATGGCGATAGCCATCTAAATGCTGACATGTACATAAACATGGATGGAATCATTGAGGAAATAGAATGGTTCCCTTCTCCAATATTTCAG GAACTCTATGCAAAACTCTACAGGATGTCTGATATAGCAGCAGAAATGTTTGTTGGTAGGGAACGTTTTTCAACAATGTTATTAATGAGGCTTACAGAAACTGTTATTCTATGGCTTTCAGAAGACCAAACATTTTGGGATGATATTGAAGAAGGACCAAACCCTTTAGGTCCTCTTGGATTGCAGCAG TTTTATTTGGATATGAAATTTGTCATCTTCTTTGCTTCCCGAGGGCGTTACTTATCCCGAAATTTAAACCGAGTAGTAAACGAGATCATAAATAAAGCACTTGCCGCTTTCTCTGCAACGGGAGTAGATCCATACAG TGTACTTCCTGAGGATGAGTGGTTTACTGAGATATGTAAAGAAGCAATGGATAGGTTGAGCGGGATGCCACGACTAGCCAATGGGGAACGAGATTTAAGCAGCCCAACTGCTTCTGTTTCAGCACAATCGATATCATCCATGAGATCTCATGGCAGTTCGTAA